The proteins below come from a single Synechococcus sp. MW101C3 genomic window:
- a CDS encoding DUF2499 domain-containing protein — translation MHALSLPTWWIHIASVLEWMLAIAAIVRWGERRHEPQWRWLALAMLPALLSAMAACTWHLFDNTEALRGLVVFQAFTTLVGNIALAVAGWQLLPSPRQA, via the coding sequence ATGCACGCGCTCTCGCTGCCCACCTGGTGGATCCACATCGCCTCGGTGCTGGAGTGGATGCTCGCCATCGCAGCGATCGTGCGCTGGGGGGAACGGCGCCATGAACCGCAGTGGCGCTGGCTGGCCCTGGCCATGCTGCCTGCGCTTTTGAGCGCCATGGCGGCCTGCACCTGGCACCTGTTCGACAACACCGAAGCTCTGCGTGGCCTGGTGGTGTTTCAGGCCTTCACCACCTTGGTCGGCAACATCGCACTGGCGGTAGCTGGCTGGCAGTTGCTGCCGTCTCCGCGTCAGGCCTGA
- the scpB gene encoding SMC-Scp complex subunit ScpB — MSSDDTTGLTGGSLGAAATGAASLSLAARIEAILYLKGRPLDLAELARLASLEPGVALVPEAVELALITLMADYAHRDTALEIRQEGRQYSLQLRESLSGLVQNLLPVELSTATLRTLATIALKKRILQSDLVELRGSGAYDHIKELLAQNFIERRRQSDGRSYWLSLSEKFHRTFAVRGEAELPGGRTPPRTSP; from the coding sequence ATGTCCAGCGACGACACGACGGGCCTCACCGGAGGCTCCCTGGGTGCGGCGGCCACGGGCGCGGCTTCCCTGTCGCTGGCGGCGCGCATCGAGGCGATCCTCTATCTCAAGGGACGGCCCCTGGATCTGGCCGAGCTGGCCCGGCTTGCCAGCCTGGAGCCTGGCGTGGCGCTGGTCCCCGAAGCGGTTGAGCTGGCCCTGATCACGCTGATGGCCGACTACGCCCATCGGGACACGGCTCTGGAGATTCGCCAGGAGGGGCGCCAGTACAGCCTCCAGCTCCGCGAGAGCCTCAGCGGCCTGGTGCAGAACCTGCTGCCGGTGGAGCTCTCCACCGCCACCCTGCGCACGCTGGCCACCATCGCCCTGAAGAAACGCATCCTTCAGTCAGATCTTGTGGAACTGCGCGGTTCCGGGGCCTACGACCACATCAAGGAATTGCTGGCCCAGAACTTCATCGAACGTCGCCGGCAGAGCGACGGCCGTTCCTATTGGCTCAGCCTCAGTGAGAAGTTCCACCGCACGTTCGCCGTGCGTGGTGAGGCTGAACTCCCTGGCGGCCGCACGCCACCGCGCACCTCCCCATAA
- the pyk gene encoding pyruvate kinase — MAAPDLSRRTKIVATIGPATESPERLRELIHAGATTFRLNFSHGDHSEHALRIATIRQVAHELGIHVGILLDLQGPKIRLGRFEQGPITLANGDPFALTSREVPCTQSVATITYDKLADEVPAGSRILLDDGRVEMVVDAVDQTGRTLHCTVVVGGVLSNNKGVNFPDVQLSIRALTTKDRQDLAFGLQQGVDWVALSFVRNPSDMQEIRELIATLGHSTPVIAKIEKFEAIDQIDAILPLCDGVMVARGDLGVEMPAEEVPLLQKDLIRKANMLGIPIITATQMLDSMASCPRPTRAEVSDVANAILDGTDAVMLSNETAVGDYPVEAVATMARIALRIERDYPTRHVDSHMASTIPNSISQAVSTIARQLQAAAILPLTKTGATARNVSKFRPSTTILAITNDVNVARQLQLVWGVNPLLISNQDSTTSTFTLAMGVAQEQGLLKDGDLVVQTAGTLAGVSGSTDLVKVGIVSAVLGRGLGIGDGSVSGRVHVANSPEDAARLEAGEILVVRETTVAYVEAIRKSRGVIAETDGSDSHAAVIAQRLGVPVIVGVANATTDLRHGEFVTLELREGLVHRGARNHTQGGRQTPEI, encoded by the coding sequence ATGGCTGCTCCCGATCTTTCGCGTCGCACCAAGATCGTGGCGACCATCGGTCCGGCCACCGAAAGCCCCGAGCGCCTGCGTGAACTCATTCACGCCGGTGCCACCACCTTTCGCCTGAATTTCTCGCACGGCGATCATTCCGAGCACGCCCTGCGCATCGCCACCATCCGTCAGGTGGCCCATGAGCTGGGCATCCACGTAGGCATCCTGCTCGACCTTCAGGGGCCGAAGATCCGGCTCGGTCGCTTCGAGCAGGGGCCGATCACCCTCGCCAACGGCGATCCCTTTGCGCTCACCTCCAGGGAGGTGCCCTGCACCCAGTCGGTGGCCACGATCACGTACGACAAGCTGGCCGATGAGGTGCCCGCCGGCAGCCGCATCCTGCTGGATGACGGCCGGGTGGAGATGGTGGTCGACGCGGTGGATCAGACGGGTCGCACACTCCACTGCACGGTGGTGGTGGGCGGCGTGCTCTCCAACAACAAAGGGGTGAACTTCCCCGATGTGCAGCTCTCGATCCGGGCTCTCACCACCAAAGACCGCCAGGACCTCGCCTTCGGTCTGCAACAGGGGGTCGATTGGGTGGCGCTCAGCTTCGTGCGCAACCCCTCCGACATGCAGGAGATCCGCGAGCTGATTGCCACGCTGGGACACAGCACTCCGGTGATCGCCAAGATTGAGAAGTTCGAGGCGATCGATCAGATCGACGCGATCCTGCCCCTCTGCGACGGGGTGATGGTGGCCCGCGGAGACCTGGGCGTGGAGATGCCTGCCGAGGAAGTGCCGCTGCTGCAGAAGGACCTGATCCGCAAGGCCAACATGCTCGGGATCCCGATCATCACGGCCACGCAGATGCTTGACAGCATGGCCAGCTGTCCGCGGCCAACTCGCGCCGAAGTGAGCGACGTGGCGAACGCCATCCTGGATGGCACCGATGCGGTGATGCTGTCCAACGAAACCGCCGTGGGTGACTATCCCGTGGAGGCGGTGGCCACCATGGCCCGCATCGCCTTGAGGATCGAGCGCGACTACCCCACCCGGCACGTCGATTCGCATATGGCGAGCACGATCCCCAATTCCATCAGCCAGGCGGTGAGCACGATTGCGCGCCAGCTCCAGGCGGCGGCGATCCTGCCGCTCACCAAAACCGGTGCCACCGCCCGGAACGTCAGCAAGTTCCGCCCCTCCACCACGATTCTGGCGATCACCAACGATGTGAACGTGGCCCGCCAGCTGCAGCTCGTGTGGGGGGTGAACCCCCTGCTGATCAGCAACCAGGACTCCACCACCAGCACCTTCACCCTGGCGATGGGGGTGGCTCAGGAGCAGGGCCTGCTCAAGGACGGCGACCTGGTGGTGCAGACCGCCGGCACCCTGGCGGGTGTCAGCGGCTCCACCGATCTGGTGAAAGTCGGCATTGTTTCGGCCGTGCTCGGTCGCGGTCTGGGCATCGGCGATGGCTCCGTCAGTGGCCGGGTGCACGTGGCCAACAGCCCTGAAGACGCAGCGCGGCTGGAGGCAGGTGAAATCCTGGTGGTGCGTGAAACCACCGTGGCCTACGTGGAGGCGATCCGCAAATCGCGGGGCGTGATCGCCGAAACGGATGGCAGTGACAGCCATGCCGCCGTTATCGCTCAGCGCCTAGGCGTACCGGTGATCGTGGGCGTGGCCAATGCCACCACCGATCTCCGCCACGGCGAGTTCGTCACGCTCGAGCTGCGCGAGGGCCTCGTGCACCGCGGCGCACGCAACCACACCCAGGGTGGCCGCCAGACCCCAGAGATCTGA
- a CDS encoding nucleoside triphosphate pyrophosphohydrolase family protein, with product MELNHYQQEARSTARYPSVGSNPIYPTLGLCGEAGEVADKVKKVLRDGDGSFDADVRSAIMLELGDVLWYVAQLSSELGFDLNTVAAANLAKLADRQCRNVIGGSGDQR from the coding sequence ATGGAGCTCAACCACTACCAGCAGGAAGCGCGCTCCACCGCCCGCTACCCCTCGGTGGGAAGCAATCCCATCTACCCCACCCTGGGGCTCTGCGGAGAGGCCGGCGAAGTGGCAGACAAGGTCAAGAAGGTGCTGCGCGACGGGGACGGGAGCTTCGACGCGGACGTGCGAAGCGCGATCATGCTGGAGCTGGGAGACGTGCTCTGGTACGTGGCTCAGCTGTCAAGCGAGCTCGGTTTCGATCTCAACACCGTGGCAGCCGCCAACCTCGCCAAGCTTGCCGACCGTCAATGCCGCAATGTCATCGGTGGCAGCGGCGATCAGCGCTGA
- a CDS encoding YggT family protein codes for MSLTILSQLFAVLAQTLSIYSLVLLVRVLLSWFPNLDWSNPVLSTVSSITDPYLNAFRGLIPPIGGLDLSALIAFLALSLGQSLLGAASGSLMGAGAGFGY; via the coding sequence ATGTCCCTGACGATCCTGAGCCAGTTGTTTGCGGTGCTGGCCCAGACCCTCAGCATCTACAGCCTGGTGCTGCTGGTGCGGGTGCTGCTGAGCTGGTTCCCCAATCTCGACTGGAGCAACCCGGTGCTCTCCACCGTGAGCTCGATCACCGATCCCTATCTCAACGCCTTTCGGGGGCTGATTCCGCCCATTGGCGGCCTTGACCTTTCTGCCCTGATCGCCTTCCTGGCGCTCAGCCTGGGCCAGAGCCTGCTGGGCGCAGCGAGTGGCTCGCTGATGGGCGCCGGCGCCGGCTTCGGTTACTGA
- a CDS encoding DUF3593 domain-containing protein, translating into MTLLVIPLSVIALLTAPLHSIDQLAAPFHAFVMASSAAGSSGLSGAVGAVQDGWRHGLWLLQPLAAVDPAPLFVLSLLPYLAFLRWAGRSGRFPPLALRGFQFTLVFVAVTIVAAVVAELRFGQQLADVDPLHGAAEAFLTVANLMVLLGFSTASADGPPPQGHEQVLRPGEDGVVHPEDGASVSDPR; encoded by the coding sequence ATGACGCTTCTTGTCATTCCGTTGTCTGTCATCGCTCTGCTCACTGCCCCCCTCCACTCCATCGATCAGCTTGCTGCCCCTTTCCATGCGTTCGTCATGGCCAGCAGCGCTGCAGGCAGCTCCGGTCTGAGCGGGGCCGTTGGCGCTGTTCAGGATGGATGGCGCCACGGCCTCTGGTTGCTGCAACCGCTGGCAGCTGTGGATCCTGCGCCCCTGTTCGTGCTCTCCTTGCTGCCCTACCTGGCCTTCCTGCGCTGGGCCGGGCGCAGCGGCCGTTTCCCGCCGCTGGCCTTGCGAGGCTTTCAGTTCACGCTGGTGTTCGTGGCCGTCACGATCGTGGCCGCCGTGGTGGCAGAACTCCGTTTTGGCCAGCAGCTGGCGGATGTGGACCCCTTGCATGGCGCTGCCGAGGCCTTCCTCACCGTGGCCAATCTGATGGTGTTGCTGGGTTTCAGCACCGCCTCCGCGGACGGCCCACCGCCTCAGGGCCATGAACAAGTTTTACGCCCGGGTGAGGATGGAGTGGTTCACCCGGAAGATGGGGCGTCGGTTTCAGATCCAAGATGA
- a CDS encoding ABC transporter permease, producing MASKLPIGETIRMSLSTLGANRMRSLLTMLGIVIGNASVITLVGVGKGAQNLAEGQLSTLGANVLFVVPGNNDTRRQGLQNPRTLVLEDAEAIASQVPSVRRVAPQITMNLVVQAGARSSSASVSGITPEFLPVRRFEIAQGRFFSEEDLSSARNVVVIGPDLRNKLLPGDSPIGKILRIRDQSFEVIGVTAAKGAVFGNNQDEAAYIPLTTMVSKLSGRDPTYGVVLTFISVEARDEASTGAAKFQITNLLRQRHRILREDDFAVRSQQDALSIVGTITGGLTLMLGAIGGVSLLVGGIGIMNIMLVSVSERTQEIGLRKAVGARSGDVLAQFLVESLVLASLGGLIGSAVGLATVAGVARFTPLPASIDAGSVLFTVGLSGSIGLFFGVVPARRAARLDPIVALRSL from the coding sequence ATGGCGTCGAAGCTGCCCATTGGCGAAACCATCCGGATGTCGCTCTCCACGCTGGGGGCCAACCGCATGCGCAGCCTGCTGACCATGCTCGGCATCGTGATCGGCAATGCCTCGGTGATCACCCTGGTGGGGGTGGGCAAGGGGGCCCAGAACCTGGCGGAAGGGCAGCTCAGCACCCTGGGCGCCAACGTGCTTTTTGTGGTGCCCGGCAACAACGACACCCGCCGCCAGGGGCTCCAGAACCCCCGCACTCTTGTGTTGGAAGATGCGGAAGCGATCGCCTCCCAGGTGCCTTCTGTGCGGCGGGTGGCCCCCCAGATCACCATGAATCTGGTGGTGCAGGCAGGCGCGCGCAGCTCCAGCGCGTCGGTGTCGGGCATCACGCCTGAATTCCTGCCAGTGCGCCGCTTCGAGATCGCCCAGGGCCGCTTCTTCAGCGAAGAAGATCTCAGCTCCGCCCGCAACGTGGTGGTGATCGGCCCGGATCTGCGCAACAAGCTGCTGCCTGGCGATTCCCCGATCGGCAAGATCCTGCGCATCCGCGACCAATCCTTTGAGGTGATCGGCGTGACGGCCGCGAAGGGGGCGGTGTTCGGCAACAACCAGGACGAGGCTGCTTACATCCCGCTCACCACCATGGTGAGCAAACTGAGCGGCCGCGATCCAACGTACGGCGTGGTGCTGACGTTCATCAGCGTGGAGGCGCGCGATGAGGCCAGCACCGGCGCCGCCAAGTTCCAGATCACCAACCTGCTGCGCCAGCGGCACCGCATCCTGCGCGAGGACGACTTCGCGGTGCGGTCCCAGCAGGATGCGCTTTCGATCGTGGGCACCATCACCGGCGGACTCACCCTGATGCTTGGCGCGATCGGCGGCGTGTCCCTGCTGGTGGGCGGCATCGGCATCATGAACATCATGTTGGTGTCGGTGAGCGAGCGCACTCAGGAGATCGGGCTACGCAAAGCGGTGGGCGCCCGCAGCGGCGATGTGCTGGCCCAGTTCCTGGTGGAGTCGCTGGTGCTGGCCAGCCTCGGTGGCTTGATCGGCAGCGCGGTGGGGCTGGCCACGGTGGCAGGGGTCGCCCGCTTCACGCCCCTGCCGGCTTCGATCGATGCCGGCAGCGTGCTGTTCACGGTGGGGCTATCCGGCTCGATCGGATTGTTCTTCGGGGTGGTGCCGGCGCGGCGCGCGGCGCGGCTGGATCCGATCGTGGCTTTACGGAGCCTCTGA
- a CDS encoding DUF1830 domain-containing protein, translated as MALLPCGYRNASDRMVILRCCGPETFYLERVAFPFEFLSFEAPPSSEVEIWTHTLGGPDLIETLSVNDLLMESDPGVVLAEGLQPDSQETRPTMAG; from the coding sequence GTGGCACTACTCCCCTGCGGGTATCGCAACGCCAGCGACCGCATGGTGATCCTTCGTTGCTGCGGCCCTGAAACCTTCTATCTGGAACGGGTGGCGTTTCCCTTCGAGTTCCTCAGCTTCGAGGCCCCCCCCAGCAGTGAAGTGGAGATCTGGACCCACACCCTTGGCGGCCCCGACCTGATCGAAACGCTGTCGGTGAACGACCTGCTGATGGAAAGCGATCCGGGGGTGGTGCTGGCCGAGGGGCTGCAGCCGGATTCTCAGGAAACCCGCCCCACCATGGCAGGCTGA
- a CDS encoding NAD(P)/FAD-dependent oxidoreductase encodes MSSSERLRCQVLVVGCGPAGGELARGLARSGVDVLVVDALPDLRTRAFSSAALPLQAIERFGLPPEVVASRWSGWQLFGPGDDQRHWSQEQPLGAVLDFGALRHWLGLQASGWGARLALGLRAKRCDAVGDRLRTSLVGASGALVEVESDWVVDASGQGRALIGDPPPSRDPLVRGVGVEWLLQVPEPLWRRWSNRLSFCLGSQWMPQGYGWVFPMQPGLLKLGVCRLEDPRRQGTQPALGTCLQQLQRRWLLQEAEVVDRHGGVIRSSVRRREPHRRGRLLGLGDAISTANLLGGEGIRHAMASGRLLVPALVEALAGNERPLDRYPGQLKRMLGWRWSLSGRLAQRTWLGLVDERGDRRLSALLHGLEQTAAAGDLSALLFHYRFERYGGRMLPYLLGWR; translated from the coding sequence TTGAGCTCAAGCGAACGGCTGCGCTGCCAGGTGCTGGTCGTGGGCTGCGGACCGGCGGGCGGAGAGTTGGCCCGGGGCCTGGCCCGCAGCGGCGTGGATGTGCTGGTGGTGGATGCCCTGCCAGATCTACGGACGCGTGCCTTCAGCAGCGCCGCGCTACCGCTGCAGGCGATCGAACGCTTCGGTCTGCCGCCGGAGGTGGTGGCCAGCCGCTGGAGCGGTTGGCAGCTGTTCGGCCCCGGCGACGACCAGCGCCATTGGAGCCAGGAGCAACCGCTAGGGGCCGTGCTCGACTTCGGGGCCCTGCGCCACTGGCTGGGGCTGCAGGCCAGTGGCTGGGGAGCTCGCCTTGCGTTGGGCCTGCGGGCGAAGCGCTGCGACGCGGTGGGCGATCGCCTGCGCACCTCGTTGGTCGGGGCGTCAGGTGCTCTGGTGGAGGTGGAGAGCGACTGGGTGGTGGACGCCAGTGGCCAGGGGCGAGCCTTGATCGGTGACCCTCCCCCCAGCCGCGATCCGCTGGTGCGTGGGGTGGGGGTGGAATGGCTGCTGCAGGTGCCGGAGCCGCTCTGGCGCCGCTGGAGCAACCGGCTCAGCTTCTGCCTCGGCTCCCAGTGGATGCCCCAGGGCTACGGCTGGGTGTTTCCCATGCAGCCCGGCCTGTTGAAACTGGGTGTGTGCCGCCTGGAAGATCCTCGCCGCCAGGGAACTCAACCGGCCCTTGGCACCTGCCTGCAGCAGTTGCAGCGCCGCTGGCTGCTACAGGAGGCAGAGGTGGTGGATCGGCACGGCGGTGTGATCCGCAGCTCGGTACGTCGCCGGGAACCCCACCGCCGCGGCAGGTTGCTGGGCCTGGGCGATGCCATCAGCACCGCCAACCTGCTGGGCGGTGAGGGGATTCGCCACGCCATGGCAAGTGGCCGCCTGCTGGTACCGGCGCTGGTGGAGGCGTTGGCCGGCAACGAACGGCCGCTGGACCGCTACCCAGGCCAACTCAAGCGCATGCTGGGCTGGCGTTGGAGCCTGAGCGGCAGGTTGGCCCAACGCACCTGGCTTGGCCTGGTGGACGAGCGGGGAGACCGCAGACTTTCAGCTCTGCTGCACGGCCTCGAGCAGACCGCTGCCGCCGGCGATCTCTCCGCGCTGTTGTTCCACTACCGCTTCGAGCGTTACGGGGGGCGGATGCTCCCCTACCTGCTGGGGTGGCGCTGA
- the dxs gene encoding 1-deoxy-D-xylulose-5-phosphate synthase: MHLSELSHPNQLHGLSVAELEGIARQIRERHLEVVSSSGGHLGPGLGVVELTLALYQTLDLDHDKVVWDVGHQAYPHKLVTGRYLRFNTLRQQGGVAGYLKRSESRFDAFGAGHASTSISAALGMALARDRRGEDFKCVAVIGDGALTGGMALEAINHAGHLPHTRLLVVLNDNDMSISPPVGALSTYLNRMRLSPPLQFLSGSAEEAVKHLPFMHGELPPELKTLKESMKRLSVPKVGAVFEELGFTYMGPVDGHDIAGMMRTFQAAHRCEGPVLVHVVTTKGKGYPYAEADQVAYHAQSAFDLKTGKAYPSSKPKPPSYSKVFGQTLVKICELDPTVVGITAAMATGTGLDLLEKALPDQYFDVGIAEQHAVTMAAGMACNGVKPVVAIYSTFLQRAYDQLIHDVGIQNLPVTFVLDRAGIVGADGPTHQGQYDISYLRAVPNFTVMAPKDEAELQRMLVTAIAHTGPTAIRFPRGEGEGVPLVEEGWEPIAIGRGEQLADGDDLLIVAYGAMVYPAMATAGLLQEQGVRAAVVNARFLRPLDDSLIVPLAQRIGRVVTMEEGALPGGFGAAVVEALNDNDVLVPVLRIGIPDVLVDHASPDQSKQALGLTPPQMATRILQRFQLGVLRQPLTV, from the coding sequence ATGCATCTCAGCGAGCTGAGCCATCCCAATCAGTTGCATGGGCTCAGCGTCGCCGAGCTGGAAGGCATCGCGAGGCAGATCAGAGAGCGCCACCTGGAGGTGGTCTCCAGCAGCGGCGGCCACCTGGGCCCCGGCCTGGGGGTGGTCGAACTCACCCTCGCCCTCTACCAAACCCTGGATCTCGACCACGACAAAGTGGTGTGGGACGTGGGCCACCAGGCCTATCCCCACAAGCTGGTCACCGGCCGCTACCTCCGCTTCAACACCCTGCGTCAGCAGGGTGGCGTGGCCGGCTATCTGAAGCGCAGCGAGAGCCGTTTCGATGCCTTCGGCGCCGGCCATGCCTCCACCAGCATTTCGGCAGCCCTGGGCATGGCCCTGGCCCGCGATCGGCGCGGCGAGGATTTCAAGTGCGTGGCGGTGATCGGCGATGGCGCCCTCACCGGCGGCATGGCGCTGGAGGCGATCAACCATGCCGGCCACCTGCCGCACACCCGGCTGCTGGTGGTGCTGAACGACAACGACATGTCGATCTCACCACCAGTAGGTGCGCTCTCCACATACCTCAACCGCATGCGGCTGAGCCCGCCGCTGCAGTTTCTCTCCGGCAGCGCTGAAGAGGCGGTGAAGCACCTGCCCTTCATGCACGGCGAGCTGCCGCCTGAGCTCAAGACCCTCAAAGAGAGCATGAAGCGGCTCTCGGTGCCCAAGGTGGGCGCGGTGTTCGAAGAGCTGGGCTTCACCTACATGGGCCCGGTCGACGGCCACGACATCGCCGGGATGATGCGCACCTTCCAGGCGGCACACCGCTGCGAAGGCCCGGTGCTCGTGCATGTGGTCACCACCAAGGGCAAGGGGTACCCCTACGCCGAGGCCGATCAGGTGGCCTATCACGCCCAGTCGGCTTTCGATCTGAAAACCGGCAAGGCCTACCCCTCCAGCAAGCCGAAGCCACCCAGCTACAGCAAGGTGTTCGGCCAGACGCTGGTGAAGATCTGCGAGCTCGACCCCACCGTGGTGGGCATCACGGCCGCCATGGCCACCGGAACCGGCCTCGATCTGCTCGAAAAGGCACTCCCCGACCAATACTTCGACGTCGGTATCGCCGAGCAGCACGCCGTCACCATGGCGGCAGGCATGGCCTGCAACGGCGTCAAGCCTGTGGTGGCGATCTACAGCACCTTCCTGCAGCGCGCCTACGACCAGCTCATCCACGATGTCGGCATCCAGAACCTGCCGGTCACCTTCGTGCTCGACCGCGCCGGCATCGTCGGTGCCGACGGCCCCACCCACCAGGGCCAGTACGACATCAGCTACCTGCGCGCCGTACCCAACTTCACGGTGATGGCGCCCAAAGATGAAGCCGAGCTCCAGCGCATGCTCGTCACGGCGATCGCCCATACCGGCCCCACCGCGATCCGATTCCCCCGGGGCGAAGGCGAAGGGGTGCCGCTGGTGGAGGAAGGCTGGGAGCCGATCGCCATCGGCCGTGGCGAACAGCTCGCCGATGGCGACGACCTGCTGATCGTGGCTTATGGCGCCATGGTCTACCCGGCCATGGCCACCGCAGGGCTGCTGCAGGAGCAGGGTGTGCGGGCGGCCGTCGTGAATGCCCGCTTCCTGCGCCCTCTCGACGACTCCCTGATCGTGCCCCTGGCCCAGCGCATCGGCCGCGTGGTCACCATGGAAGAAGGCGCTCTGCCCGGTGGCTTCGGCGCTGCCGTGGTGGAAGCCCTCAACGACAACGACGTGCTGGTGCCGGTGCTGCGCATCGGCATTCCAGATGTGCTGGTGGATCACGCCAGCCCCGACCAGAGCAAGCAGGCGCTGGGGCTCACCCCGCCGCAGATGGCTACCCGCATCCTGCAGCGCTTTCAACTCGGCGTGCTGCGCCAGCCACTCACGGTCTGA
- the ilvA gene encoding threonine ammonia-lyase, biosynthetic, protein MSDYLQRILRARVYDVAIESPLDPAPNLSRRIGNHVLLKREDLQPVFSFKLRGAYNRMTHLTAEELERGVIAASAGNHAQGVALAAGRLGCRAVIVMPLTTPEMKVRAVAALGAAVVLHGDTYDEACLEARRRAREAGLTFIHPFDDPEVIAGQGTIGLEILRQCSSPPDAIYVAVGGGGLIAGIAAYVKSVWPEVEVIGVEPVDADAMARSLAAGRRIRLETVGLFADGVAVREVGEHTFALAQQHVDAMVTVTTDEICAAIKDVFEDTRSILEPAGALAIAGMKADVQRRQLQGRTLVAVACGANMNFDRLRFVAERAELGEAREAMVAVEIPERAGSLRQLCELLGSRSLTEFSYRMADPKLAHIFLGVQISGADDTAGLIAQLQASGFPCLDLSGNELAKLHLRHMVGGRRPQGFSGEGQELRQELLYRFEFPERPGALMAFVNALHPNWSISIFHYRNQGADVGRIVVGVQVEPEDNAAWHTFLEGLGYRYWDETDNPAYRLFLGPVLPPIPALA, encoded by the coding sequence ATGAGCGATTACCTCCAGCGGATCCTGCGTGCCCGCGTCTACGACGTGGCGATCGAGTCGCCGCTCGACCCGGCGCCCAATCTCTCGCGCCGCATCGGCAACCACGTGCTGCTCAAACGGGAGGACCTCCAGCCGGTGTTCTCTTTCAAGCTGCGCGGTGCTTACAACCGCATGACCCACCTCACCGCCGAGGAGCTGGAACGGGGGGTGATCGCCGCTAGTGCGGGCAACCACGCGCAGGGTGTGGCGCTGGCGGCGGGTCGCCTCGGCTGCCGGGCCGTGATCGTGATGCCGCTCACCACTCCGGAGATGAAGGTGCGCGCTGTTGCCGCGCTCGGGGCCGCGGTGGTGCTCCACGGCGACACCTATGACGAGGCCTGCCTGGAAGCCCGGCGCCGCGCGCGGGAGGCGGGCCTCACCTTCATCCACCCTTTCGACGACCCTGAGGTGATCGCTGGCCAGGGAACGATCGGCCTGGAGATCCTGCGCCAGTGCTCCTCACCCCCCGATGCGATCTACGTGGCGGTGGGCGGCGGCGGCCTCATCGCCGGCATCGCCGCCTATGTGAAAAGTGTGTGGCCGGAGGTGGAGGTGATCGGTGTGGAGCCGGTGGATGCTGACGCCATGGCCCGCTCCCTGGCGGCCGGCCGACGCATCCGCCTGGAGACGGTGGGCCTGTTCGCCGATGGGGTTGCGGTTCGGGAGGTGGGTGAACACACCTTCGCTCTGGCCCAGCAGCACGTGGATGCCATGGTGACGGTGACGACCGACGAGATCTGCGCAGCGATCAAGGACGTCTTCGAAGACACCCGCTCGATTCTGGAGCCGGCCGGCGCCCTGGCGATCGCCGGCATGAAGGCAGACGTGCAGCGCCGCCAGCTGCAGGGACGCACCTTGGTGGCGGTGGCCTGCGGCGCCAACATGAACTTCGACCGCCTGCGTTTCGTGGCCGAGCGGGCCGAGCTGGGCGAGGCGCGCGAAGCGATGGTGGCCGTGGAGATCCCGGAGCGGGCCGGCAGCCTGCGGCAACTGTGCGAGCTGCTGGGTTCCCGCAGCCTCACGGAATTCAGCTACCGGATGGCAGATCCGAAGCTGGCGCACATCTTCCTGGGGGTTCAGATCAGCGGCGCCGACGACACGGCCGGCCTGATCGCCCAGCTGCAGGCGAGTGGCTTCCCCTGCCTCGATCTCAGCGGCAACGAGCTGGCGAAGCTGCATCTGCGCCACATGGTGGGGGGCCGCCGTCCCCAGGGCTTCAGCGGCGAGGGGCAGGAACTGCGCCAGGAACTGCTCTACCGCTTCGAGTTCCCGGAACGGCCGGGCGCCTTGATGGCGTTTGTCAACGCCTTGCACCCCAACTGGTCGATCAGCATCTTCCACTACCGCAACCAGGGCGCCGACGTGGGGCGGATCGTGGTGGGGGTGCAGGTGGAACCGGAAGACAATGCCGCCTGGCACACCTTTCTCGAAGGGCTGGGCTACCGCTACTGGGACGAGACCGACAACCCCGCCTACCGCCTTTTCCTCGGACCCGTCCTGCCGCCGATCCCTGCCCTGGCCTGA
- the psaK gene encoding photosystem I reaction center subunit PsaK, translating to MIAPLLALAPASISWSPKVALVMIVCNVIAIGIGKATIKYPSEGAQLPSPQFFGGLSHASLLATTSLGHIFGIGAIQGLASRGVL from the coding sequence ATGATCGCTCCGCTCCTCGCGCTTGCCCCCGCTTCGATTTCCTGGTCACCGAAAGTGGCTCTGGTGATGATTGTCTGCAATGTGATTGCCATCGGCATCGGCAAGGCCACCATCAAGTACCCCTCCGAAGGCGCCCAGCTGCCCAGCCCGCAGTTCTTCGGCGGCCTGAGCCATGCCTCCCTGCTGGCCACCACCAGCCTGGGCCACATCTTCGGCATCGGCGCCATTCAGGGCCTGGCCTCCCGGGGTGTGCTCTGA